Genomic segment of Streptomyces lydicus:
GCTGAGGTCGCATGGAGAACGGCGATGAGGGCCACCTTGCGAGAGGTGAGGCGCCTCTTGCTCAGGTACTCGATGGCCGCGGCGGCGACTGGTGCTGCGCCTGCGGTTGTCCAGGCGATGGCCGTCAGGACGGTGGTCAGGAACATGCGGGCCTTCCTTGGTTGGGAGAAGTGTCGACGTGCCGGGTGGTCCGGCGGGAGTGACATTGCTGGGGGCCGACCCAAGCCCCGCAACCCCGATCCGGGGATGGGCTCACGTGGTGGGTGCCGAGGCGGGCTTGATACGCACCAAGGCCGTGGGCGGAGCACGGGCGTGGGTGAGCGGCGTAGGCGGCTTCTAAGCCTTCGGTCTCGACGGTGCCCCACGCGCCGCGCTGGGTGGCTTCATTGGCGGCGGCTGTGCAGCGTCCATGAGGGAGGGGTGCGAGGGCGGCCTAAGCCAGCACGGGTGCCGGGTGGCGTGGGGGCTGGCGGGCGGGGATGCGGTGGCCCGCCCGTGGAGTGCGGCGGACGGGCCTGGGCCGGAGCCTTGGGTGCGGGGGTGCGGGGGTGCGGGGGTGCGGGGGTGCGGGGGTGCGGGGGTGCGGGGGTGCGGGGGTGCGGGGGTGCGGGGGCGCCGGGTGAGCCGGCGCGGTGCGTGGTCGGAGAGTGCGTATCACGGGCGATGGCTCAGCGCTCGCGAATCCTGGCAGTTTCGGCGGTGGTCAGGGTGTGCGCGGGCAGGGTCGCCCGGCACTCGGTCATCGCCCGGTACATACGGTGGACGCCGTCGATCAGCAGGACGGCCGGCCGACCGTCGAACTCCAGGGTGGCGATGATGACCGGCTTGTTCAGATCGGTCTGCAATGCGCGTTCGGCGTTGAAGGCGGATTGATCCGGGCCGAAGACGGGGCACCAGCGCGCGCCGTCGTAGTCCGGGGTGAGCCGGTCCAGGTGGTAGGCGGCGGCCCAGTCGGCGACCGGGGTCGGCTTGGCGTCGCGGGGGTGTTCCTTCAGGAGGGCCTGGGCCTGGTCGATGTTGAACAGCCACTTCCCGTAGAGGAACAGCTGGATGGCTGGAGCGGACACGGTGGTCCTCCTTGTCGGCTGGTTCGTGGTCGAGCTGCGAAGGGTGGTCGGATGCGTAGGGCGGTGGCCGGGCTGCCCCGAGGTGTCGGGCACCCCGGGCGCAGTGCGGGCGCGGGGCGGACAGCTATCAGGCGAGGGAGGCGGCGGCCAGGACCAGCGAGTTCAGGGCGGCGAACAGGTGGGCGTCACCGTGGCCATATCCGGCCTTCAGGCCGTGGGCGCGGGCGTTCGCCAGGTGTGCCATGCCGCGGATGCTGTTGTCGTCGTCCATGTCGCCGTACTTCGCCTCCCCGGCTCCGATCACGTCCGCCAGGAGGTCGGACAGGTCGGCGGCGTCGTGCAGCTCCCACCGTTCGGGCAGCTGCACGATGGTCCCGAACGTGTCGGGCACCCACGTGGTGAGCTGGACGCGGGCGGTCTCGATCAGCGCGCTGTCGTCGACGGTGGGCCGGTGGCCGCCGAACGGGTCCAGCTCGATGCGTCCCTCATGGCCGTCCCTGAGGTGGGCGCGGGCGGCGATGAGCGAGTAGAGGGCTCCCAGGAGGTAGGCGTCGCCGCGGCCGTGTGCGGCGTACAGGCCGTCGGCGTGGGCGTGGAACAGGTGGGCGAGGCCCCACGGTTCGGCGCTCACGCCGGTGTCCGCGCCGTAGAGCTGAACATGTTCGGTGATCTCGCCGAGGAGGCGGGCGATGCTGTCGGCGGGCTCGGCCGTGAGCATCTCGGGGGCGGGGACGGTGAATCCCAGCTCGGCGGTCACCCAGGTGCGGAGCTGCACGCGGATCGCTTCGGCCAGTGCGCCCGTGTACAGGACCGGCTTCGGGCGGGGGTAGGTGCTTGTGCCGGCAGCGATCGCATCGGCGGTGTAGGTGCTGGTGGTGGTCTCGGTCATCGTGTCGTCTTCCTCGTTCGGGGTGTCCCTGCAGGTGGTCTCGCCTCTCCCCTGAGGGAAGGCGGAGGCCGGGCGGCGGCCGCACGGTGGTGTGAGGGGCGCTCTTCCGGTTCGCCGACACTCCCCCGCGCAGGGATAAGCCCCGCAAGGCCCGGCTGCCGTACGGAAGGACGGGGGCCCCGAACCCGGGGCGGGGCCAGGGATTCGGGGCCGGGACACGGCGACGCCCCGGCCGGGAGGGCCGGGGCGTCGCCGTGTGCGCGGTTCTACTGCCGGGTGTCGCGGTGTTCGTCGTCGATGACCTGCTGCGTTCCGGCAAGGGCCGCGGACAGTCCGGCGGTTGTCTCGTCCTGCCCGGGGCCGACAAGGTTCTGCCGCAGTGCAGCGGCACACTCCAGGTCCAGCTCCAGCCAGTACGGCTCGCCCTGAGGGCCAGACAGCAGGACGGTGACGGTGCTGTCGTCGCCCCACAGCACATCGTCCAGGCCCCAACGCAATCGGGTCGGGTTGTCGGCTGCCGCAAGGTCCGGAGTGTCGTCGGCTCCGAGGAACTCACGGAGCGCACGGTCGCTGTCCCCGCCGTGGGTGTCCCTCTTCGCGATCTGGCCGATGAGGTAGCGGCGCTGTGCGCGGAGTTGCTCCAGTTCCGTGTCGCGGACGGCAAGCACAGCGTCCGCGCGCCGCTCCGAGTGGCAAGAGCCGACCCGGCCGTCGGGGTGCACGCACCCGGTCCAGTACGGACGGCCGGTCACCGGGCATGGGTGGGTGTGGTGCGCCTCGTCGAGCGCTGCAATGTATTCGGCGCGCAGCAAGTCAAGAGTGGCAGGCGCGGCCAGTTCGGTGCGGAGGCGGCGGACTCCATCGACGAGTACGACGATGTCCTCGGGGCGCGGCATCGCGGTGTTGGCGTCGTGGTCGAGTTGCTGGTCGGTCACAAGGGTCTCCTGCCTGGGATGTGGTGGTGGCGGTGCGGCGGCCCGAAGCCTCGGGGCGGTTGAGCCCCCGCCCGCTGGGCCGCCCCCCGGGGGGCGGCCCAGCGGGCGGGGGCTCAACCGCACGGCGAGGGGATGGTGCGGGAGCGCCTTCCAGCCCCACCGACAGTGCCCCAGGCAGGGCCAAGCCCCGCAAGACCCATCAGCCGGGTAGGCGTGCGGCGGCCCCGAACCCGGGGCGGGATGCCGGAGGTTCGGGGCCGGGGCGTTGGGGGTGGTGTGATCGGCGGGGCGTCAGGAGGCCAGGTCGGCCAAGAGGGCGGTCGCGTTGTCCGCGTAGACCTGGTTCGGGTCCAGGGCGCGGCTGGTCTTGACGGCGGTGTCGACAGCCAGGTTCACCAGGTTCCGGACGGTGGGAATCAGGTCGTCGCCGTCGCATTCGGTGAACAGGCAGTGCCGGGCGTCCTCGATCGGTTCGTACGTGCCGTCCGAGGCGAGCAGCAGGCGGCAGGGGCCGGTGATCTCTCGCGTGGTGGTCTCGATTGCGGGGTGGCGGTGCCGGTTGCGTACGTCCTCGTCGTTGCGGTCTGAGCCGAGGCACGAGGTGATGTGGTTGCGGTTGCCGCCGTGCGGATAGGTAGCGGTGGGCGGGTAGACGCGGCGCTTGTTGTGGTCGTCGGTCAGGCGCACCGCGTTCCCGCGCTCCATCAGGTATGCCCGGGAGTCGCCGCACCAGGCCACCGTCAAGGGCTTTCCGGGGGTCTTGACGGCGACCACGGCGGCCGCCTTGTGGCCGACGCCGTAGTGGATGGCGTCGTCCCGGCACAGGTTGTAGACGTGCCGCAGTCCGGCCTCGGCGTTGCGCCGGCGGGCGGCGGTGCGGGCGATCTGCCGGGCGGCGCCGAGGGCCCACAGGTGGGTCTCCTCACGTCGGCCCAAGCCGTCCAGGAGGACGTACGCGCGGGTTCCATCCGGGGAGGTGCGGACGGCGGTGGCGTCGCACTGGCCGGGGTCGGTTCCGGTGTGCTGGGCGGTGGCGTAGGTGCGCATGAGTCTGCTCCGTTCAGCGGGCTGATGGTGAGTGGGGGCCGCCCCGGGGCGGGGCTCCGCCGGTCGGTCGCCTCGACGCACGAGAGGGGCTGCGCGAGGCGTTCCGGCTGGTCTGACTGTCACGGTTGGGGCGGCTACCAGCTCAACCCCGACAGCGGGGCGCGGCTGGGGATCGGCTGGCTGTGGGAGG
This window contains:
- a CDS encoding mucin-2, which gives rise to MRTYATAQHTGTDPGQCDATAVRTSPDGTRAYVLLDGLGRREETHLWALGAARQIARTAARRRNAEAGLRHVYNLCRDDAIHYGVGHKAAAVVAVKTPGKPLTVAWCGDSRAYLMERGNAVRLTDDHNKRRVYPPTATYPHGGNRNHITSCLGSDRNDEDVRNRHRHPAIETTTREITGPCRLLLASDGTYEPIEDARHCLFTECDGDDLIPTVRNLVNLAVDTAVKTSRALDPNQVYADNATALLADLAS